In Xyrauchen texanus isolate HMW12.3.18 chromosome 13, RBS_HiC_50CHRs, whole genome shotgun sequence, a single genomic region encodes these proteins:
- the LOC127654147 gene encoding rap1 GTPase-activating protein 1-like isoform X2: MLGKSRNRDVRRHSLPEGVLCKVRHLWKQDGHIPRISGTLERPILVKSFLPTPAPTLLKGNRMDEQSCTLPPPLKTEEDYIPYPGVHEVLGRTGPLPLILLPQFGGYWIEGTNHDLSSSLTPEEPPPCPATQIKLETNSIAKIYRKHFLGKEHFNYYSVDSALGHLVFSVKYDVIGDQEHLRLLLRSKFKTCHDVIPISCLTEFPNVVQMAKLVCEEVNVDRFYPVLYPKASRLIVTFDEHVISNNFKFGIVYQKFAQTTEEELFGNSEESPAFVEFLDFLGQKIELHDFKGFRGGLDVTHGQTGTESVYHNFHNKEIMFHVATKLPYTEGDSQQLQRKRHIGNDIVAIVFQEENTPFVPDMIASNFLHAYVVVQVENACTDNVLYKVSVTARDDVPFFGPALPDPAIFKKSPEFHEFLLTKLINAEYSCYKAEKFAKLEERTRSALMETLYEELYMNSQSMMGLGGEDDKLENGGGGGGGFFESFKRVIRSRSQSMDAMGLSNKKPHTVSTSHSGSFTHNPPDTPKTTSISLIIPGKSPTRKKSGPFSSRRSSAIGIENIEEVQERSSREVSPSPQRASDIGHIAQDLRSDDSSNQSSPEMPTTKISSGMCCRAPSIPESHDLSRSSSNASSFASVVEENEQGHDTAEGHDTAEEYDTGLESLSSAGTPHKRDLFTNSAVWFEDSSGSASQSSPHGPFRQHSEPLHPKTERQDSNC, encoded by the exons GAAACAAGATGGTCATATCCCGCGGATATCTGGCACGCTAGAACGCCCTATTCTGGTCAAGTCTTTCCTGCCAACACCTGCTCCAACTCTGCTAAAG GGCAATAGAATGGACGAACAGAGCTGCACACTACCACCTCCCCTCAAA ACGGAGGAAGACTACATTCCATATCCTGGCGTACATGAG GTATTGGGTCGTACAGGCCCTTTACCTCTCATTCTGCTGCCCCAGTTTGGGGGTTACTGGATTGAAGGGACCAATCATGATTTAAGCTCCTCCCTTACACCAGAGGAACCGCCCCCCTGCCCTGCAACACAGATCAAACTAGAGACCAACAGCATAGCAAAGATATACAGGAAACACTTCCTGGGAAAG GAGCACTTTAATTATTACTCAGTGGACAGCGCTCTGGGCCACTTGGTCTTCTCCGTGAAGTATGATGTGATTGGAGACCAGGAGCACCTTCGACTGTTGCTTAG GTCAAAGTTTAAAACATGCCATGATGTGATACCGATTTCCTGTCTGACAGAGTTCCCCAATGTTGTCCAGATGGCCAAG CTTGTCTGTGAAGAGGTGAATGTGGACAGATTTTATCCAGTCTTATACCCAAAG GCGTCCAGACTCATTGTGACTTTTGATGAGCACGTCATCAGCAACAACTTCAAGTTTGGAATCGTCTACCAGAAATTCGCCCAG ACAACAGAAGAGGAGCTTTTTGGGAACAGTGAGGAAAGTCCAGCCTTTGTTGAGTTTCTGGACTTCTTGGGACAGAAGATTGAACTTCATGATTTTAAAGG GTTTCGTGGTGGCTTGGATGTGACACACGGCCAGACAGGAACTGAGTCAGTCTACCACAACTTTCACAACAAAGAGATCATGTTCCATGTGGCCACTAAACTGCCTTACACCGAAGGAGATTCCCAGCAG CTCCAGAGGAAGAGGCATATAGGAAATGACATTGTGGCTATAGTGTTCCAAGAAGAAAACACACCATTTGTGCCAGATATGATTGCATCAAACTTCCTACATGCTTACGTGGTCGTGCAAGTGGAGAATGCCTGCACAGATAATGTCCTCTACAAG GTATCTGTTACTGCAAGAGATGATGTGCCTTTCTTTGGACCTGCCCTTCCAGACCCAGCTATCTTCAAGAAG AGTCCGGAGTTTCACGAGTTCCTCTTGACCAAACTGATCAACGCTGAATATTCCTGCTATAAAGCGGAGAAGTTTGCCAAGCTGGAG GAGAGAACACGTTCTGCTCTGATGGAGACATTGTATGAGGAGCTTTACATGAACAGTCAGTCCATGATGGGTCTGGGAGGAGAGGACGACAAACTGGAGAATGGAGGAGGAGGGGGAGGCGGCTTCTTTGAGTCTTTCAAG CGAGTAATCCGCAGCAGAAGTCAGAGTATGGATGCTATGGGCCTCAGTAATAAGAAACCACACACTGTTTCCACAAGCCACAGTGGAAGCTTTACACACAACCCTCCAGACACCCCCAAAACAACCAGCATT TCCTTGATCATTCCTGGAAAAAGCCCAACCCGTAAGAAATCTGGTCCGTTCAGTTCCAGGAGGAGTAGTGCTATTGGGATTGAGAACATAGAAGAGGTTCAGGAGAGGAG CAGTAGAGAAGTTTCCCCTAGCCCACAGCGGGCATCTGATATTGGACACATTGCTCAGGACCTCAGATCAGACGATTCGTCCAATCAGAGCTCACCAGAGATGCCAACCACTAAGATCAG TTCCGGCATGTGCTGTCGAGCTCCTTCTATCCCAGAGTCACATGACCTGTCTCGCTCCTCATCCAATGCCAGCAGCTTCGCCAGTGTGGTGGAGGAGAACGAACAGGGGCATGACACAGCCGAGGGGCATGACACAGCCGAGGAGTACGACACCGGACTG GAGAGTCTGTCTTCGGCTGGTACGCCACATAAGCGAGATTTGTTCACAAACAGTGCCGTTTGGTTTGAAGACAGCTCCGGTAGTGCTAGTCAGAGCAGTCCACATG GTCCCTTTCGACAGCACTCTGAACCTTTACATCCcaaaacagagagacaagacTCG AACTGCTAG
- the LOC127654147 gene encoding rap1 GTPase-activating protein 1-like isoform X4, producing MDEQSCTLPPPLKTEEDYIPYPGVHEVLGRTGPLPLILLPQFGGYWIEGTNHDLSSSLTPEEPPPCPATQIKLETNSIAKIYRKHFLGKEHFNYYSVDSALGHLVFSVKYDVIGDQEHLRLLLRSKFKTCHDVIPISCLTEFPNVVQMAKLVCEEVNVDRFYPVLYPKASRLIVTFDEHVISNNFKFGIVYQKFAQTTEEELFGNSEESPAFVEFLDFLGQKIELHDFKGFRGGLDVTHGQTGTESVYHNFHNKEIMFHVATKLPYTEGDSQQLQRKRHIGNDIVAIVFQEENTPFVPDMIASNFLHAYVVVQVENACTDNVLYKVSVTARDDVPFFGPALPDPAIFKKSPEFHEFLLTKLINAEYSCYKAEKFAKLEERTRSALMETLYEELYMNSQSMMGLGGEDDKLENGGGGGGGFFESFKRVIRSRSQSMDAMGLSNKKPHTVSTSHSGSFTHNPPDTPKTTSISLIIPGKSPTRKKSGPFSSRRSSAIGIENIEEVQERSSREVSPSPQRASDIGHIAQDLRSDDSSNQSSPEMPTTKISSGMCCRAPSIPESHDLSRSSSNASSFASVVEENEQGHDTAEGHDTAEEYDTGLESLSSAGTPHKRDLFTNSAVWFEDSSGSASQSSPHGPFRQHSEPLHPKTERQDSNC from the exons ATGGACGAACAGAGCTGCACACTACCACCTCCCCTCAAA ACGGAGGAAGACTACATTCCATATCCTGGCGTACATGAG GTATTGGGTCGTACAGGCCCTTTACCTCTCATTCTGCTGCCCCAGTTTGGGGGTTACTGGATTGAAGGGACCAATCATGATTTAAGCTCCTCCCTTACACCAGAGGAACCGCCCCCCTGCCCTGCAACACAGATCAAACTAGAGACCAACAGCATAGCAAAGATATACAGGAAACACTTCCTGGGAAAG GAGCACTTTAATTATTACTCAGTGGACAGCGCTCTGGGCCACTTGGTCTTCTCCGTGAAGTATGATGTGATTGGAGACCAGGAGCACCTTCGACTGTTGCTTAG GTCAAAGTTTAAAACATGCCATGATGTGATACCGATTTCCTGTCTGACAGAGTTCCCCAATGTTGTCCAGATGGCCAAG CTTGTCTGTGAAGAGGTGAATGTGGACAGATTTTATCCAGTCTTATACCCAAAG GCGTCCAGACTCATTGTGACTTTTGATGAGCACGTCATCAGCAACAACTTCAAGTTTGGAATCGTCTACCAGAAATTCGCCCAG ACAACAGAAGAGGAGCTTTTTGGGAACAGTGAGGAAAGTCCAGCCTTTGTTGAGTTTCTGGACTTCTTGGGACAGAAGATTGAACTTCATGATTTTAAAGG GTTTCGTGGTGGCTTGGATGTGACACACGGCCAGACAGGAACTGAGTCAGTCTACCACAACTTTCACAACAAAGAGATCATGTTCCATGTGGCCACTAAACTGCCTTACACCGAAGGAGATTCCCAGCAG CTCCAGAGGAAGAGGCATATAGGAAATGACATTGTGGCTATAGTGTTCCAAGAAGAAAACACACCATTTGTGCCAGATATGATTGCATCAAACTTCCTACATGCTTACGTGGTCGTGCAAGTGGAGAATGCCTGCACAGATAATGTCCTCTACAAG GTATCTGTTACTGCAAGAGATGATGTGCCTTTCTTTGGACCTGCCCTTCCAGACCCAGCTATCTTCAAGAAG AGTCCGGAGTTTCACGAGTTCCTCTTGACCAAACTGATCAACGCTGAATATTCCTGCTATAAAGCGGAGAAGTTTGCCAAGCTGGAG GAGAGAACACGTTCTGCTCTGATGGAGACATTGTATGAGGAGCTTTACATGAACAGTCAGTCCATGATGGGTCTGGGAGGAGAGGACGACAAACTGGAGAATGGAGGAGGAGGGGGAGGCGGCTTCTTTGAGTCTTTCAAG CGAGTAATCCGCAGCAGAAGTCAGAGTATGGATGCTATGGGCCTCAGTAATAAGAAACCACACACTGTTTCCACAAGCCACAGTGGAAGCTTTACACACAACCCTCCAGACACCCCCAAAACAACCAGCATT TCCTTGATCATTCCTGGAAAAAGCCCAACCCGTAAGAAATCTGGTCCGTTCAGTTCCAGGAGGAGTAGTGCTATTGGGATTGAGAACATAGAAGAGGTTCAGGAGAGGAG CAGTAGAGAAGTTTCCCCTAGCCCACAGCGGGCATCTGATATTGGACACATTGCTCAGGACCTCAGATCAGACGATTCGTCCAATCAGAGCTCACCAGAGATGCCAACCACTAAGATCAG TTCCGGCATGTGCTGTCGAGCTCCTTCTATCCCAGAGTCACATGACCTGTCTCGCTCCTCATCCAATGCCAGCAGCTTCGCCAGTGTGGTGGAGGAGAACGAACAGGGGCATGACACAGCCGAGGGGCATGACACAGCCGAGGAGTACGACACCGGACTG GAGAGTCTGTCTTCGGCTGGTACGCCACATAAGCGAGATTTGTTCACAAACAGTGCCGTTTGGTTTGAAGACAGCTCCGGTAGTGCTAGTCAGAGCAGTCCACATG GTCCCTTTCGACAGCACTCTGAACCTTTACATCCcaaaacagagagacaagacTCG AACTGCTAG
- the LOC127654147 gene encoding rap1 GTPase-activating protein 1-like isoform X3: MSHRKRSFTFGAYGGVDKTFSRTRHVWKQDGHIPRISGTLERPILVKSFLPTPAPTLLKGNRMDEQSCTLPPPLKTEEDYIPYPGVHEVLGRTGPLPLILLPQFGGYWIEGTNHDLSSSLTPEEPPPCPATQIKLETNSIAKIYRKHFLGKEHFNYYSVDSALGHLVFSVKYDVIGDQEHLRLLLRSKFKTCHDVIPISCLTEFPNVVQMAKLVCEEVNVDRFYPVLYPKASRLIVTFDEHVISNNFKFGIVYQKFAQTTEEELFGNSEESPAFVEFLDFLGQKIELHDFKGFRGGLDVTHGQTGTESVYHNFHNKEIMFHVATKLPYTEGDSQQLQRKRHIGNDIVAIVFQEENTPFVPDMIASNFLHAYVVVQVENACTDNVLYKVSVTARDDVPFFGPALPDPAIFKKSPEFHEFLLTKLINAEYSCYKAEKFAKLEERTRSALMETLYEELYMNSQSMMGLGGEDDKLENGGGGGGGFFESFKRVIRSRSQSMDAMGLSNKKPHTVSTSHSGSFTHNPPDTPKTTSISLIIPGKSPTRKKSGPFSSRRSSAIGIENIEEVQERSREVSPSPQRASDIGHIAQDLRSDDSSNQSSPEMPTTKISSGMCCRAPSIPESHDLSRSSSNASSFASVVEENEQGHDTAEGHDTAEEYDTGLESLSSAGTPHKRDLFTNSAVWFEDSSGSASQSSPHGPFRQHSEPLHPKTERQDSNC; the protein is encoded by the exons GAAACAAGATGGTCATATCCCGCGGATATCTGGCACGCTAGAACGCCCTATTCTGGTCAAGTCTTTCCTGCCAACACCTGCTCCAACTCTGCTAAAG GGCAATAGAATGGACGAACAGAGCTGCACACTACCACCTCCCCTCAAA ACGGAGGAAGACTACATTCCATATCCTGGCGTACATGAG GTATTGGGTCGTACAGGCCCTTTACCTCTCATTCTGCTGCCCCAGTTTGGGGGTTACTGGATTGAAGGGACCAATCATGATTTAAGCTCCTCCCTTACACCAGAGGAACCGCCCCCCTGCCCTGCAACACAGATCAAACTAGAGACCAACAGCATAGCAAAGATATACAGGAAACACTTCCTGGGAAAG GAGCACTTTAATTATTACTCAGTGGACAGCGCTCTGGGCCACTTGGTCTTCTCCGTGAAGTATGATGTGATTGGAGACCAGGAGCACCTTCGACTGTTGCTTAG GTCAAAGTTTAAAACATGCCATGATGTGATACCGATTTCCTGTCTGACAGAGTTCCCCAATGTTGTCCAGATGGCCAAG CTTGTCTGTGAAGAGGTGAATGTGGACAGATTTTATCCAGTCTTATACCCAAAG GCGTCCAGACTCATTGTGACTTTTGATGAGCACGTCATCAGCAACAACTTCAAGTTTGGAATCGTCTACCAGAAATTCGCCCAG ACAACAGAAGAGGAGCTTTTTGGGAACAGTGAGGAAAGTCCAGCCTTTGTTGAGTTTCTGGACTTCTTGGGACAGAAGATTGAACTTCATGATTTTAAAGG GTTTCGTGGTGGCTTGGATGTGACACACGGCCAGACAGGAACTGAGTCAGTCTACCACAACTTTCACAACAAAGAGATCATGTTCCATGTGGCCACTAAACTGCCTTACACCGAAGGAGATTCCCAGCAG CTCCAGAGGAAGAGGCATATAGGAAATGACATTGTGGCTATAGTGTTCCAAGAAGAAAACACACCATTTGTGCCAGATATGATTGCATCAAACTTCCTACATGCTTACGTGGTCGTGCAAGTGGAGAATGCCTGCACAGATAATGTCCTCTACAAG GTATCTGTTACTGCAAGAGATGATGTGCCTTTCTTTGGACCTGCCCTTCCAGACCCAGCTATCTTCAAGAAG AGTCCGGAGTTTCACGAGTTCCTCTTGACCAAACTGATCAACGCTGAATATTCCTGCTATAAAGCGGAGAAGTTTGCCAAGCTGGAG GAGAGAACACGTTCTGCTCTGATGGAGACATTGTATGAGGAGCTTTACATGAACAGTCAGTCCATGATGGGTCTGGGAGGAGAGGACGACAAACTGGAGAATGGAGGAGGAGGGGGAGGCGGCTTCTTTGAGTCTTTCAAG CGAGTAATCCGCAGCAGAAGTCAGAGTATGGATGCTATGGGCCTCAGTAATAAGAAACCACACACTGTTTCCACAAGCCACAGTGGAAGCTTTACACACAACCCTCCAGACACCCCCAAAACAACCAGCATT TCCTTGATCATTCCTGGAAAAAGCCCAACCCGTAAGAAATCTGGTCCGTTCAGTTCCAGGAGGAGTAGTGCTATTGGGATTGAGAACATAGAAGAGGTTCAGGAGAGGAG TAGAGAAGTTTCCCCTAGCCCACAGCGGGCATCTGATATTGGACACATTGCTCAGGACCTCAGATCAGACGATTCGTCCAATCAGAGCTCACCAGAGATGCCAACCACTAAGATCAG TTCCGGCATGTGCTGTCGAGCTCCTTCTATCCCAGAGTCACATGACCTGTCTCGCTCCTCATCCAATGCCAGCAGCTTCGCCAGTGTGGTGGAGGAGAACGAACAGGGGCATGACACAGCCGAGGGGCATGACACAGCCGAGGAGTACGACACCGGACTG GAGAGTCTGTCTTCGGCTGGTACGCCACATAAGCGAGATTTGTTCACAAACAGTGCCGTTTGGTTTGAAGACAGCTCCGGTAGTGCTAGTCAGAGCAGTCCACATG GTCCCTTTCGACAGCACTCTGAACCTTTACATCCcaaaacagagagacaagacTCG AACTGCTAG
- the LOC127654147 gene encoding rap1 GTPase-activating protein 1-like isoform X1 has translation MSHRKRSFTFGAYGGVDKTFSRTRHVWKQDGHIPRISGTLERPILVKSFLPTPAPTLLKGNRMDEQSCTLPPPLKTEEDYIPYPGVHEVLGRTGPLPLILLPQFGGYWIEGTNHDLSSSLTPEEPPPCPATQIKLETNSIAKIYRKHFLGKEHFNYYSVDSALGHLVFSVKYDVIGDQEHLRLLLRSKFKTCHDVIPISCLTEFPNVVQMAKLVCEEVNVDRFYPVLYPKASRLIVTFDEHVISNNFKFGIVYQKFAQTTEEELFGNSEESPAFVEFLDFLGQKIELHDFKGFRGGLDVTHGQTGTESVYHNFHNKEIMFHVATKLPYTEGDSQQLQRKRHIGNDIVAIVFQEENTPFVPDMIASNFLHAYVVVQVENACTDNVLYKVSVTARDDVPFFGPALPDPAIFKKSPEFHEFLLTKLINAEYSCYKAEKFAKLEERTRSALMETLYEELYMNSQSMMGLGGEDDKLENGGGGGGGFFESFKRVIRSRSQSMDAMGLSNKKPHTVSTSHSGSFTHNPPDTPKTTSISLIIPGKSPTRKKSGPFSSRRSSAIGIENIEEVQERSSREVSPSPQRASDIGHIAQDLRSDDSSNQSSPEMPTTKISSGMCCRAPSIPESHDLSRSSSNASSFASVVEENEQGHDTAEGHDTAEEYDTGLESLSSAGTPHKRDLFTNSAVWFEDSSGSASQSSPHGPFRQHSEPLHPKTERQDSNC, from the exons GAAACAAGATGGTCATATCCCGCGGATATCTGGCACGCTAGAACGCCCTATTCTGGTCAAGTCTTTCCTGCCAACACCTGCTCCAACTCTGCTAAAG GGCAATAGAATGGACGAACAGAGCTGCACACTACCACCTCCCCTCAAA ACGGAGGAAGACTACATTCCATATCCTGGCGTACATGAG GTATTGGGTCGTACAGGCCCTTTACCTCTCATTCTGCTGCCCCAGTTTGGGGGTTACTGGATTGAAGGGACCAATCATGATTTAAGCTCCTCCCTTACACCAGAGGAACCGCCCCCCTGCCCTGCAACACAGATCAAACTAGAGACCAACAGCATAGCAAAGATATACAGGAAACACTTCCTGGGAAAG GAGCACTTTAATTATTACTCAGTGGACAGCGCTCTGGGCCACTTGGTCTTCTCCGTGAAGTATGATGTGATTGGAGACCAGGAGCACCTTCGACTGTTGCTTAG GTCAAAGTTTAAAACATGCCATGATGTGATACCGATTTCCTGTCTGACAGAGTTCCCCAATGTTGTCCAGATGGCCAAG CTTGTCTGTGAAGAGGTGAATGTGGACAGATTTTATCCAGTCTTATACCCAAAG GCGTCCAGACTCATTGTGACTTTTGATGAGCACGTCATCAGCAACAACTTCAAGTTTGGAATCGTCTACCAGAAATTCGCCCAG ACAACAGAAGAGGAGCTTTTTGGGAACAGTGAGGAAAGTCCAGCCTTTGTTGAGTTTCTGGACTTCTTGGGACAGAAGATTGAACTTCATGATTTTAAAGG GTTTCGTGGTGGCTTGGATGTGACACACGGCCAGACAGGAACTGAGTCAGTCTACCACAACTTTCACAACAAAGAGATCATGTTCCATGTGGCCACTAAACTGCCTTACACCGAAGGAGATTCCCAGCAG CTCCAGAGGAAGAGGCATATAGGAAATGACATTGTGGCTATAGTGTTCCAAGAAGAAAACACACCATTTGTGCCAGATATGATTGCATCAAACTTCCTACATGCTTACGTGGTCGTGCAAGTGGAGAATGCCTGCACAGATAATGTCCTCTACAAG GTATCTGTTACTGCAAGAGATGATGTGCCTTTCTTTGGACCTGCCCTTCCAGACCCAGCTATCTTCAAGAAG AGTCCGGAGTTTCACGAGTTCCTCTTGACCAAACTGATCAACGCTGAATATTCCTGCTATAAAGCGGAGAAGTTTGCCAAGCTGGAG GAGAGAACACGTTCTGCTCTGATGGAGACATTGTATGAGGAGCTTTACATGAACAGTCAGTCCATGATGGGTCTGGGAGGAGAGGACGACAAACTGGAGAATGGAGGAGGAGGGGGAGGCGGCTTCTTTGAGTCTTTCAAG CGAGTAATCCGCAGCAGAAGTCAGAGTATGGATGCTATGGGCCTCAGTAATAAGAAACCACACACTGTTTCCACAAGCCACAGTGGAAGCTTTACACACAACCCTCCAGACACCCCCAAAACAACCAGCATT TCCTTGATCATTCCTGGAAAAAGCCCAACCCGTAAGAAATCTGGTCCGTTCAGTTCCAGGAGGAGTAGTGCTATTGGGATTGAGAACATAGAAGAGGTTCAGGAGAGGAG CAGTAGAGAAGTTTCCCCTAGCCCACAGCGGGCATCTGATATTGGACACATTGCTCAGGACCTCAGATCAGACGATTCGTCCAATCAGAGCTCACCAGAGATGCCAACCACTAAGATCAG TTCCGGCATGTGCTGTCGAGCTCCTTCTATCCCAGAGTCACATGACCTGTCTCGCTCCTCATCCAATGCCAGCAGCTTCGCCAGTGTGGTGGAGGAGAACGAACAGGGGCATGACACAGCCGAGGGGCATGACACAGCCGAGGAGTACGACACCGGACTG GAGAGTCTGTCTTCGGCTGGTACGCCACATAAGCGAGATTTGTTCACAAACAGTGCCGTTTGGTTTGAAGACAGCTCCGGTAGTGCTAGTCAGAGCAGTCCACATG GTCCCTTTCGACAGCACTCTGAACCTTTACATCCcaaaacagagagacaagacTCG AACTGCTAG